A genomic window from Streptomyces sp. MST-110588 includes:
- a CDS encoding tetratricopeptide repeat protein — protein MGRHRELKELRSDIERTGLDTLSGRRGSRSRVLLIAGRPGSGRTALAEELARQLAGEYPDGVLRARLSLPGGGPAPLDRTAGELLRSLGVPVPPGAGDDELSEVLRTALADRRALLLLDDAPGAAQVEPLLPDAPGCLVVAVSEGPLTGISDVRPCTLGGLDGAAAVELLARYAGPTRITVDPCSAKSVAEECGGRPAALVLAGGWLAARPKSSVADLLQALRDQGVPQDGPVVDRPTVRAFRLVYDTLPPTAARILRLITLAPAGLVDAHTASALAGCSVAAAETTLRDFVDLGLLRTEGERPGEGAGGPECPRSPRRTPLVERSGRTVPAVPPGLPADAAPQPQYRLPGCLHAFARALLLERERPAEIQLARARMLERTVRLLQSCRAMGEPADSPARKKVAGLPRSLRFTSSRSAAEWLAGRRSALLDAARIAVADGELDTLDRRLMAALVRTLITHQGAQAAAPDLYGLHGLVLEVAERRGLAREAAAALLNLGDLDSQAGRTADALARYRAALDAARSVRDAVAAGRALESLGGTYTELGDWQRAADWYGRALELRLTRGSGATPPGCTAGWARCTPTRHAGGRHSRSGGPPWGRTAGSGCDATGTGDGRGGAGPGIRGTPQGGPADLPGGAGSGGPGRGRAPGGCAAAQAGRRL, from the coding sequence ATCGGGCGGCACCGCGAGCTGAAGGAGCTGCGCTCCGACATCGAGCGCACCGGCCTGGACACCCTCTCCGGCCGCAGGGGCTCGCGCAGCCGGGTCCTACTGATCGCCGGACGTCCGGGCTCGGGCCGTACCGCGCTGGCGGAGGAGCTGGCCCGGCAGCTCGCCGGGGAGTATCCCGACGGCGTGCTGCGGGCCCGGCTGAGCCTGCCCGGCGGCGGGCCCGCCCCTCTGGACCGTACGGCCGGTGAGCTGCTGCGCAGCCTCGGCGTCCCGGTACCGCCGGGGGCCGGCGACGACGAGCTGTCCGAGGTGCTGCGCACCGCCCTCGCCGACCGCCGCGCGCTGTTGCTGCTGGATGACGCCCCGGGCGCCGCGCAGGTCGAACCGCTGCTCCCGGACGCCCCGGGCTGCCTGGTCGTGGCGGTCTCCGAGGGCCCGCTGACCGGTATCTCCGACGTACGGCCGTGCACGCTCGGCGGCCTGGACGGCGCTGCCGCCGTCGAGCTGCTGGCCCGTTATGCGGGCCCGACCCGGATCACCGTCGATCCGTGCTCGGCGAAGTCCGTCGCCGAGGAGTGCGGCGGCCGGCCCGCCGCCCTGGTCCTGGCCGGCGGCTGGCTCGCCGCCCGCCCCAAGTCCTCCGTGGCCGATCTGCTCCAGGCACTGCGGGACCAGGGCGTGCCGCAGGACGGCCCGGTGGTGGACCGGCCGACGGTCCGCGCCTTCAGGCTCGTGTACGACACGCTGCCGCCGACCGCCGCCCGGATACTGCGGCTGATCACCCTCGCCCCGGCCGGTCTGGTCGACGCCCATACCGCCTCCGCGCTCGCGGGGTGCTCGGTCGCCGCCGCGGAGACCACGCTGCGTGACTTCGTGGACCTGGGCCTGCTGCGTACGGAAGGGGAGCGGCCGGGCGAGGGGGCGGGCGGCCCGGAGTGCCCGCGGTCTCCGAGGCGGACGCCGCTGGTGGAGCGGTCCGGCCGGACCGTCCCCGCGGTCCCGCCGGGGCTGCCCGCCGACGCCGCGCCCCAGCCGCAGTACCGGCTGCCGGGCTGCCTCCACGCCTTCGCGCGGGCGCTGCTCCTGGAACGGGAGCGGCCGGCCGAGATCCAGCTCGCCCGTGCGCGGATGCTGGAGCGGACCGTACGGCTGCTCCAGTCCTGCCGGGCGATGGGGGAGCCCGCCGACTCCCCGGCCCGCAAGAAGGTCGCCGGGCTGCCGCGCTCGCTGCGCTTCACCTCCTCGCGGTCCGCCGCGGAGTGGCTGGCCGGCCGGCGCTCGGCGCTGCTGGACGCGGCCCGGATCGCCGTCGCCGACGGTGAACTGGACACGCTGGACCGGCGGCTGATGGCGGCTCTGGTCCGGACCCTGATCACCCATCAGGGGGCGCAGGCCGCGGCGCCGGACCTGTACGGGCTGCACGGCCTGGTCCTGGAGGTCGCCGAGCGGCGCGGGCTGGCGCGGGAGGCCGCCGCCGCGCTGCTCAACCTCGGTGACCTGGACTCCCAGGCCGGGCGGACCGCGGACGCACTGGCCCGGTACCGGGCCGCGCTGGACGCCGCCCGCTCCGTACGGGACGCGGTGGCCGCCGGGCGCGCACTGGAGTCGCTGGGCGGCACGTACACGGAGCTGGGGGACTGGCAGCGGGCCGCCGACTGGTACGGGCGGGCGCTGGAGCTGCGGCTGACCCGGGGGAGCGGAGCGACGCCGCCCGGCTGCACGGCCGGCTGGGCGCGGTGCACACCTACGCGGCACGCTGGGGGGAGGCACTCAAGGAGTGGCGGGCCGCCGTGGGGGCGTACCGCAGGCTCGGGATGTGACGCAACAGGCACGGGCGATGGGAGAGGTGGCGCGGGTCCAGGAATACGCGGGACGCCCCAGGGAGGCCCGGCGGACCTGCCAGGAGGCGCTGGCTCTGGCGGGCCGGGTCGGGGACGGGCGCCTGGAGGCTGCGCTGCAGCTCAGGCTGGCCGACGCCTGTGA
- a CDS encoding NUDIX hydrolase — protein MTIKDTPEEWQVTGSRTPFVGNKTSVRTDEVVMPDGAVVTRDYQVHPGSVAVLALDEEGRVLVLRQYRHPVRHKLWEIPAGLLDVPGENPLHAAQRELYEEAHVKAEDWRVLIDVYPTPGGCDEAVRIFLARGLSDVEGERFEVSEEEADMELARVPAEEVVRGALAGELHNNCLVVGVLALTAARAGDGLDALRPAEAPWPARPFQA, from the coding sequence ATGACGATCAAGGACACGCCCGAGGAGTGGCAGGTCACCGGGAGCCGGACGCCGTTCGTGGGCAACAAGACCAGCGTCCGCACGGACGAGGTCGTCATGCCGGACGGCGCCGTCGTCACCCGTGACTACCAGGTCCACCCCGGCTCGGTGGCCGTGCTCGCCCTGGACGAGGAGGGCCGGGTGCTGGTCCTGCGCCAGTACCGCCACCCCGTACGGCACAAGCTGTGGGAGATCCCGGCCGGGCTGCTGGACGTACCCGGCGAGAACCCGCTGCACGCCGCCCAGCGCGAGCTGTACGAGGAGGCCCACGTCAAGGCCGAGGACTGGCGGGTTCTCATCGACGTCTACCCCACGCCCGGCGGCTGCGACGAAGCCGTACGGATCTTCCTGGCCCGTGGCCTGTCCGACGTGGAGGGGGAGCGCTTCGAGGTCTCCGAGGAGGAGGCCGACATGGAGCTGGCGCGGGTGCCGGCCGAGGAAGTGGTGCGCGGCGCGCTCGCCGGGGAACTGCACAACAACTGTCTGGTCGTGGGCGTTCTGGCGCTGACGGCGGCGCGGGCGGGGGACGGGCTGGACGCGCTGCGCCCGGCGGAGGCCCCGTGGCCGGCCCGGCCGTTCCAAGCCTGA
- a CDS encoding pseudouridine synthase: MRSSGRNSGNRNNAGAGGPRQRPGAGGREDRQKRAGRPRPEERRYDVGGAGSPGGSGRPSGAGKSSGAGRSAGAGRSSDRNDRPDRPEERRGRGAAARGGAKGGPKTGQKSAGKPGAGGRGGASRGRGQAPARPREYDAQVEERNRARYDKPQIKTPKTFGEQEGERLQKVLARAGMGSRRACEELIDQARVEVNGRIVTEQGLRVDPEKDEIKVDGLTVATQSYLFFALNKPAGVVSTMEDPDGRQCLGDYVTNRETRLFHVGRLDTETEGIILLTNHGELAHRLTHPRYGVQKTYLAAIQGPLPRDLGKQLKSGIQLEDGYARADHFRVVENTGKNYLVEVSLHEGRKHIVRRMLAEAGFPVDKLVRTSFGPIALGDQKSGWLRRLTNTEVGMLMREVDL; encoded by the coding sequence ATGCGAAGCAGCGGCAGGAACAGCGGGAACCGGAACAACGCGGGCGCGGGCGGCCCCCGTCAGCGGCCGGGCGCGGGCGGGCGCGAGGACAGGCAGAAGCGCGCGGGCCGTCCCCGTCCCGAGGAGCGCCGCTACGACGTGGGCGGCGCCGGCTCTCCGGGCGGCTCGGGCCGGCCCTCGGGCGCGGGCAAGTCCTCGGGCGCGGGCCGGTCCGCCGGCGCGGGCCGGTCCTCGGACCGTAATGACCGCCCCGACCGTCCCGAGGAGCGCAGGGGCCGCGGCGCGGCGGCCCGCGGCGGCGCCAAGGGCGGCCCGAAGACCGGGCAGAAGTCCGCCGGGAAGCCGGGCGCCGGCGGCCGGGGCGGCGCCTCGCGCGGCCGTGGCCAGGCCCCCGCGCGCCCCCGCGAGTACGACGCGCAGGTGGAGGAGCGCAACCGCGCGCGCTACGACAAGCCGCAGATCAAGACGCCCAAGACCTTCGGCGAGCAGGAAGGCGAGCGGCTCCAGAAGGTGCTGGCCCGCGCGGGCATGGGCTCCCGCCGCGCGTGCGAGGAGCTGATCGACCAGGCGCGCGTGGAGGTCAACGGCCGGATCGTGACCGAGCAGGGCCTGCGGGTCGACCCGGAGAAGGACGAGATCAAGGTCGACGGCCTGACCGTGGCCACCCAGTCCTACCTGTTCTTCGCGCTGAACAAGCCGGCCGGTGTGGTCTCCACCATGGAGGACCCCGACGGCCGCCAGTGCCTGGGCGACTACGTGACCAACCGCGAGACCCGGCTCTTCCACGTCGGCCGCCTGGACACGGAGACCGAGGGCATCATCCTGCTCACCAACCACGGTGAGCTGGCGCACCGGCTGACCCATCCGCGCTACGGCGTCCAGAAGACCTACCTGGCCGCCATCCAGGGGCCGCTCCCGCGCGACCTGGGCAAGCAGCTCAAGAGCGGTATCCAGTTGGAGGACGGGTACGCCCGCGCCGACCACTTCCGGGTCGTGGAGAACACCGGCAAGAACTACCTCGTCGAGGTGTCCCTCCACGAGGGCCGCAAGCACATCGTGCGCCGGATGCTCGCCGAGGCGGGCTTCCCGGTCGACAAGCTGGTGCGTACCAGCTTCGGGCCGATCGCGCTGGGCGACCAGAAGTCGGGCTGGCTGCGCCGGCTGACCAACACCGAGGTCGGCATGCTGATGCGCGAGGTCGATCTGTAG
- the ald gene encoding alanine dehydrogenase translates to MKVGIPREVKNNEFRVAITPAGVNELVRHGHQVFVEKDAGLGSSIANEEYTSAGATILDTADEVWATADLLLKVKEPIAEEYHRLRKDQTLFTYLHLAASRECTDALLESGTTAIAYETVETANRQLPLLAPMSEVAGRIAPQVGAYHLMRQVGGRGVLPGGVPGVAAGKAVVIGGGVSGWNAVQIAVGLGFHVTLLDKDINKLREADKIFGTKVQTIVSNAFELEKAVVEADLVIGAVLIPGAKAPKLVTNELVAKMKPGSVLVDIAIDQGGCFEDSRPTTHAEPTFQVHNSVFYCVANMPGAVPNTSTYALTNATLPYIVSLANNGWVEALRRDAALAKGLNTHDGKVVYPSVAEAHGLESVELSSLLG, encoded by the coding sequence GTGAAGGTCGGCATCCCCCGCGAGGTCAAGAACAACGAGTTCCGGGTGGCGATCACGCCGGCCGGTGTGAACGAGCTGGTCCGCCACGGCCACCAGGTCTTCGTCGAGAAGGACGCCGGCCTCGGCTCCTCCATCGCCAACGAGGAGTACACCTCGGCCGGCGCCACCATCCTGGACACCGCCGACGAGGTCTGGGCCACCGCCGACCTGCTGCTGAAGGTCAAGGAGCCGATCGCGGAGGAGTACCACCGCCTCCGCAAGGACCAGACCCTCTTCACCTACCTCCACCTGGCCGCCTCCCGCGAGTGCACCGACGCGCTGCTGGAGTCCGGCACCACCGCGATCGCGTACGAGACGGTGGAGACCGCGAACCGGCAGCTCCCGCTGCTCGCCCCGATGTCCGAGGTCGCAGGCCGCATCGCCCCGCAGGTCGGCGCGTACCACCTGATGCGCCAGGTCGGTGGCCGCGGTGTGCTGCCGGGCGGTGTCCCCGGTGTCGCCGCCGGCAAGGCCGTCGTCATCGGCGGTGGCGTCTCCGGCTGGAACGCCGTGCAGATCGCGGTGGGCCTGGGCTTCCACGTCACCCTGCTGGACAAGGACATCAACAAGCTGCGCGAGGCCGACAAGATCTTCGGCACCAAGGTGCAGACGATCGTCTCCAACGCCTTCGAGCTGGAGAAGGCCGTCGTCGAGGCCGACCTGGTCATCGGCGCCGTCCTGATCCCGGGTGCCAAGGCCCCCAAGCTGGTCACCAACGAACTGGTCGCCAAGATGAAGCCCGGAAGTGTCCTTGTCGACATCGCGATCGACCAGGGCGGCTGCTTCGAGGACTCCCGGCCCACCACCCACGCCGAGCCGACCTTCCAGGTCCACAACTCGGTCTTCTACTGCGTGGCCAACATGCCGGGCGCGGTGCCGAACACCTCCACCTACGCGCTGACCAACGCGACGCTGCCCTACATCGTCTCGCTGGCCAACAACGGCTGGGTCGAGGCGCTGCGCCGGGACGCCGCGCTGGCCAAGGGCCTGAACACCCACGACGGCAAGGTCGTCTACCCCTCCGTCGCCGAGGCGCACGGCCTGGAGTCGGTCGAGCTGAGCTCGCTCCTGGGCTGA
- a CDS encoding CTP synthase: MPPTAFRNNTGTTTKHLFVTGGVASSLGKGLTASSLGALLKARGLRVTMQKLDPYLNVDPGTMNPFQHGEVFVTNDGAETDLDIGHYERFLDVDLDGSANVTTGQVYSTVIAKERRGEYLGDTVQVIPHITNEIKHRIRRLASEDVDVVITEVGGTVGDIESLPFLETVRQVRHEVGRDNVFVVHISLLPYIGPSGELKTKPTQHSVAALRNIGIQPDAIVLRADREVPAAIKRKISLMCDVDEAAVIACPDAPSIYDIPKVVHAEGLDAYVVRKLDLPFRDVDWTQWADLLDRVHNPDHEVKIALVGKYIDLPDAYLSVTEALRAGGFANKARVKIKWVTSDDCKTAAGARKQLADCDAICVPGGFGDRGVDGKVGAITYARENKVPLLGLCLGLQCVVIEAARNLAGIPGANSTEFDPATPDPVISTMAEQMDIVAGEGDMGGTMRLGMYPAKLAEGSIVREVYGDQPYVEERHRHRYEVNNAYRGELEKKAGLQFSGTSPDNKLVEYVEYPREVHPYLVATQAHPELRSRPTRPHPLFAGLVKAAVERQQAGRAAGAAK, translated from the coding sequence ATGCCGCCCACTGCCTTTCGGAACAACACAGGCACGACGACCAAGCACCTCTTCGTCACCGGGGGCGTCGCCTCCTCGCTCGGCAAGGGGCTCACCGCCTCCAGCCTGGGTGCGCTGCTCAAGGCGCGGGGCCTTCGGGTCACGATGCAAAAGCTCGACCCGTACCTGAACGTCGACCCGGGGACGATGAACCCCTTCCAGCACGGTGAGGTCTTCGTCACCAACGACGGGGCCGAGACCGACCTGGACATCGGCCACTACGAGCGCTTCCTGGACGTCGATCTCGACGGCTCGGCGAACGTCACCACCGGCCAGGTCTACTCCACGGTGATCGCCAAGGAGCGGCGCGGCGAGTACCTGGGCGACACCGTGCAGGTCATCCCGCACATCACCAACGAGATCAAGCACCGCATCCGGCGGCTGGCGTCCGAGGACGTCGACGTCGTGATCACCGAGGTCGGCGGCACCGTCGGCGACATCGAGTCGCTGCCGTTCCTGGAGACCGTCCGCCAGGTCCGCCACGAGGTCGGCCGGGACAACGTCTTCGTCGTCCACATCTCGCTGCTCCCCTACATCGGCCCCTCCGGTGAGCTGAAGACCAAGCCGACGCAGCACTCCGTGGCCGCGCTGCGCAACATCGGCATCCAGCCGGACGCGATCGTGCTCCGTGCCGACCGCGAGGTCCCCGCCGCCATCAAGCGCAAGATCTCGCTGATGTGCGACGTGGACGAGGCCGCGGTCATCGCCTGCCCGGACGCCCCCTCGATCTACGACATCCCCAAGGTCGTGCACGCCGAGGGCCTGGACGCGTACGTCGTACGCAAGCTGGACCTGCCCTTCCGCGACGTGGACTGGACCCAGTGGGCGGACCTGCTGGACCGCGTCCACAACCCGGACCACGAGGTCAAGATCGCGCTGGTCGGCAAGTACATCGACCTGCCCGACGCCTACCTCTCGGTCACCGAGGCGCTGCGCGCCGGCGGCTTCGCGAACAAGGCCCGCGTGAAGATCAAGTGGGTCACCTCCGACGACTGCAAGACCGCGGCGGGCGCCAGGAAGCAGCTCGCGGACTGTGACGCCATCTGCGTCCCCGGCGGCTTCGGCGACCGGGGCGTGGACGGCAAGGTCGGCGCGATCACCTACGCCCGCGAGAACAAGGTCCCGCTGCTGGGCCTGTGCCTGGGGCTGCAGTGCGTGGTCATCGAAGCGGCCCGCAACCTCGCGGGCATCCCGGGCGCGAACTCCACCGAGTTCGACCCGGCCACGCCCGACCCGGTGATCTCCACCATGGCCGAGCAGATGGACATCGTCGCCGGTGAGGGCGACATGGGCGGCACGATGCGGCTGGGCATGTACCCGGCGAAGCTGGCCGAGGGCTCGATCGTGCGCGAGGTCTACGGCGACCAGCCGTACGTGGAGGAGCGCCACCGCCACCGCTACGAGGTCAACAACGCCTACCGGGGCGAGCTGGAGAAGAAGGCCGGACTGCAGTTCTCCGGCACCTCCCCGGACAACAAGCTGGTGGAGTACGTCGAGTACCCGCGCGAGGTGCACCCCTACCTGGTCGCCACCCAGGCGCACCCGGAGCTGCGCTCCCGCCCGACCCGCCCGCACCCGCTCTTCGCGGGTCTCGTGAAGGCGGCCGTGGAGCGGCAGCAGGCCGGCCGCGCGGCGGGCGCCGCCAAGTAG
- the scpB gene encoding SMC-Scp complex subunit ScpB → MAHNAPADPEAPPAGALAVAGLPLKPALEAVLMVIDQPATEEHLAKVLQRPRRQVALALRELSQEYTRQGRGFDLRLVAGGWRFYTRPEYADAVEGFVLDGQQARLTQAALETLAVVAYRQPVSRSRVSAVRGVNCDGVMRTLLQRGLVEEAGTEPETGAILYRTTNYFLERMGLRGLDELPELAPFLPEADAVEGDSPEGIPSFDVDDSGDSQTDH, encoded by the coding sequence GTGGCCCACAACGCCCCGGCGGACCCCGAGGCGCCGCCCGCCGGTGCCCTCGCCGTCGCCGGGCTGCCCCTCAAGCCCGCGCTGGAAGCCGTCCTGATGGTGATCGACCAGCCCGCCACCGAAGAACACCTGGCCAAGGTGTTGCAGCGCCCGCGCCGTCAGGTCGCGCTCGCCCTGCGCGAGCTCTCGCAGGAGTACACGCGCCAGGGCCGCGGTTTCGACCTGCGGCTGGTGGCCGGCGGCTGGCGCTTCTACACCCGCCCCGAGTACGCGGACGCCGTGGAGGGCTTCGTCCTGGACGGCCAGCAGGCACGGCTGACACAGGCCGCATTGGAGACTCTGGCCGTGGTCGCGTACCGTCAGCCGGTCAGCCGTTCCCGGGTCTCGGCCGTTCGCGGCGTGAACTGTGACGGTGTGATGCGCACACTCCTCCAGCGCGGCCTGGTGGAGGAGGCGGGGACGGAACCTGAAACAGGTGCGATCCTGTACAGGACGACGAATTACTTTCTGGAGCGGATGGGCCTGCGCGGCCTGGACGAGCTCCCGGAGCTGGCACCGTTCCTTCCGGAAGCGGACGCGGTCGAGGGCGACTCCCCGGAAGGTATCCCGTCGTTCGACGTAGACGACAGCGGCGACTCTCAGACGGATCATTGA
- a CDS encoding ParA family protein has product MNESTFSPGGGRPGAVARGQGSSGLKAVGSVAVHTFAAHQSTTTTAHQSMDGHHVNAMAGDQGSEDPARLADYDDLPEGHFYDPDAEYEPDPEYAATLAPDAARQRRERVGPTGRPLPYFPIPGPLTDHGPAKIIAMCNQKGGVGKTTSTINLGAALAEYGRRVLLVDFDPQGALSVGLGVNPMELDLTVYNLLMERGMSADEVLLKTAVPNMDLLPSNIDLSAAEVQLVSEVARESTLQRALKPLMADYDYIVIDCQPSLGLLTVNALTAAHKVIVPLECEFFALRGVALLTETIEKVQERLNPELELDGILATMYDSRTVHSREVLARVVEAFDDHVYHTVIGRTVRFPETTVAGEPITTYASNSVGAAAYRQLAREVLARCHAE; this is encoded by the coding sequence GTGAATGAGTCGACATTTTCTCCCGGAGGTGGACGACCAGGAGCGGTTGCACGGGGCCAGGGGTCCTCGGGGCTCAAGGCTGTCGGCTCCGTCGCTGTCCACACCTTCGCAGCCCATCAGAGCACGACCACGACAGCCCACCAGAGCATGGACGGCCATCACGTGAACGCCATGGCCGGCGACCAGGGCAGTGAAGATCCCGCCCGGCTCGCCGACTACGACGACCTGCCCGAGGGGCACTTCTACGATCCGGACGCGGAGTACGAACCGGACCCCGAATACGCGGCCACGCTCGCGCCCGACGCCGCGCGCCAGCGCCGTGAGCGCGTCGGCCCGACCGGGCGCCCACTGCCGTACTTCCCGATCCCCGGGCCACTGACGGACCACGGTCCCGCCAAGATCATCGCGATGTGCAACCAGAAAGGCGGGGTCGGCAAGACCACCTCGACCATCAACCTGGGCGCGGCCCTCGCCGAATACGGACGCCGGGTGCTGCTGGTCGACTTCGACCCGCAGGGCGCCCTGTCGGTCGGCCTCGGCGTCAACCCGATGGAACTGGACCTGACGGTCTACAACCTGCTCATGGAGCGGGGGATGTCGGCGGACGAGGTCCTGCTGAAGACCGCGGTCCCCAACATGGACCTGCTGCCCAGCAATATCGATTTGTCGGCCGCCGAGGTCCAGCTCGTCAGCGAGGTCGCCCGCGAGTCGACCTTGCAGCGCGCCCTGAAGCCGCTGATGGCGGACTACGACTACATCGTGATCGACTGTCAGCCCTCGCTCGGCCTGCTCACGGTCAACGCCCTGACGGCGGCTCACAAGGTCATCGTCCCCCTGGAGTGTGAGTTCTTCGCCCTGCGCGGTGTGGCGCTGCTCACCGAGACGATCGAGAAGGTCCAGGAGCGGCTCAACCCCGAACTGGAACTCGACGGCATCCTGGCGACGATGTACGACTCCCGGACCGTGCACAGCCGCGAGGTCCTGGCGCGCGTCGTGGAAGCCTTCGACGACCACGTCTACCACACCGTCATCGGCCGTACGGTCCGCTTCCCCGAGACCACCGTCGCGGGCGAGCCGATCACCACGTACGCGTCCAACTCCGTCGGTGCCGCCGCCTACCGTCAGCTCGCCAGGGAGGTGCTCGCCCGGTGTCACGCCGAGTGA
- a CDS encoding ADP-ribosylglycohydrolase family protein, protein MRSAATGSLIGLALGDALGFPTEFNDVPSILAKCGPWRGMELPTPAFVTDDTQMTLALGRGLRTAMSQGGPLTSARLLGPVREEFVRWWRSPDNDRAPGTTCLDACRLLSDPRTPWVRASRTGSKGCGANMRVAPVGLAPGLTARQRSGAAQLQSALTHGHPTALAASDLTAHAVYVLAQGARPAELPGLLRSYAQENRTRYLEEWLGDLWRHAQGPGPWDQAPQDGSPEGFIARGWDECLAALDKLEAALRAPDPEADPCLATGAGWIAEEALATGLLCFLLFPDEPVTALRRAACSSGDSDSLACLAGAFAGAHLGAGVWPEEWSGRIEYRDELLALGEAWDV, encoded by the coding sequence ATGAGGTCCGCCGCGACCGGATCGCTCATAGGGCTCGCGCTCGGTGACGCCCTCGGCTTTCCCACCGAGTTCAACGACGTGCCCTCGATCCTGGCCAAGTGCGGCCCGTGGCGGGGGATGGAACTGCCCACACCGGCCTTCGTCACCGACGACACCCAGATGACCCTCGCGCTGGGCCGCGGGCTGCGTACGGCGATGAGCCAGGGTGGCCCGCTGACGTCCGCACGGCTGCTGGGGCCCGTACGGGAGGAGTTCGTCCGGTGGTGGCGCTCGCCCGACAACGACCGGGCACCCGGCACCACCTGCCTGGACGCCTGCCGCCTGCTCAGTGACCCCCGGACGCCGTGGGTCCGCGCCAGCCGCACCGGCTCCAAGGGGTGCGGCGCCAACATGCGGGTGGCGCCCGTCGGGCTCGCGCCGGGCCTGACCGCGCGGCAGCGCTCGGGCGCCGCCCAGCTCCAGTCCGCGCTGACCCACGGGCACCCGACCGCGCTGGCCGCCAGTGACCTGACGGCCCACGCCGTGTACGTGCTCGCGCAGGGCGCCCGGCCGGCCGAGCTGCCCGGGCTGCTGCGCTCCTACGCACAGGAGAACCGCACCCGCTATCTGGAGGAGTGGCTCGGTGACCTGTGGCGGCACGCCCAGGGCCCGGGGCCGTGGGACCAGGCGCCGCAGGACGGCTCCCCGGAGGGCTTCATCGCGCGCGGCTGGGACGAGTGCCTGGCCGCCCTGGACAAGCTGGAGGCGGCGCTGCGCGCACCGGACCCGGAGGCGGACCCGTGCCTGGCCACCGGCGCCGGCTGGATCGCCGAGGAGGCGCTCGCCACCGGCCTGCTGTGCTTCCTGCTCTTCCCCGACGAGCCGGTGACGGCGCTGCGCCGGGCCGCCTGCTCCTCCGGGGACTCCGACTCCCTCGCCTGCCTGGCCGGGGCCTTCGCGGGCGCCCACCTGGGAGCCGGGGTGTGGCCCGAGGAATGGTCCGGGCGCATCGAGTACCGGGATGAGCTGCTGGCGCTGGGGGAGGCGTGGGATGTCTGA
- a CDS encoding segregation/condensation protein A — MPTTDDDAPFPPSPSSPPSPPFPPPAPPASRTGRRALGRGPWPEDPPPAPTESGAQAGTAEDARTGDNAKTGDNGRTGDDGKTEGAGETAEGADGGRFTVRLDNFEGPFDLLLQLISKHKMDVTEVALSRVTDEFMAHIRAMGPDWDLDQTTEFLVVAATLLDLKAARLLPVAEVEDEADLALLEARDLLFARLLQYRAYKRIADIFSGRLEDEARRHPRTVGLEPHHAELLPEVVIGIGGEGFARLAVQAMRPRPRPQVYVEHIHAPLVSVREQAEVLMAKLREVGEAGFGELTEDAGDTLTVVARFLALLELYRERVVVLEQEEALGALTVRWTGGEGARPVVTDEFDREPGPPAPDGGPKQQEERREEAEQA; from the coding sequence ATGCCGACGACGGACGACGACGCGCCTTTTCCCCCTTCGCCTTCTTCTCCTCCCTCACCGCCCTTCCCTCCCCCCGCTCCGCCTGCTTCCCGTACGGGGCGCCGCGCGCTGGGGCGGGGCCCTTGGCCCGAGGATCCGCCGCCCGCTCCCACGGAGTCCGGCGCTCAGGCCGGTACCGCCGAGGACGCGAGGACCGGGGACAACGCGAAGACCGGGGACAACGGGAGGACTGGGGACGACGGGAAGACCGAAGGGGCCGGGGAGACCGCGGAAGGGGCCGACGGCGGGCGGTTCACCGTACGGCTGGACAACTTCGAGGGCCCCTTCGACCTGCTGCTCCAGTTGATCTCCAAGCACAAGATGGACGTCACCGAGGTCGCGCTGTCCCGGGTGACGGACGAGTTCATGGCGCACATCCGTGCCATGGGACCGGACTGGGACCTCGACCAGACCACGGAGTTCCTGGTCGTGGCGGCCACCCTGCTGGACCTGAAGGCGGCCCGGCTGCTGCCGGTCGCCGAGGTGGAGGACGAGGCCGATCTCGCCCTGCTGGAGGCCCGTGACCTGCTGTTCGCCCGGCTGCTCCAGTACCGCGCCTACAAACGGATCGCCGACATCTTCAGCGGGCGCCTGGAGGACGAGGCGCGGCGCCACCCCCGTACGGTCGGACTGGAGCCGCACCACGCCGAGCTGCTGCCGGAGGTCGTCATCGGAATCGGCGGCGAGGGCTTCGCGCGGCTCGCCGTGCAGGCGATGCGGCCCAGGCCCAGGCCGCAGGTGTACGTCGAGCACATCCACGCGCCGCTGGTGAGCGTGCGCGAACAGGCCGAGGTGCTCATGGCGAAGCTGCGGGAGGTGGGGGAGGCCGGTTTCGGTGAGCTGACCGAGGACGCCGGGGACACCCTGACCGTCGTGGCGCGCTTCCTGGCGCTTCTGGAGCTCTACCGGGAGCGGGTGGTGGTCCTGGAGCAGGAAGAGGCCCTGGGGGCGCTCACGGTCCGCTGGACGGGCGGAGAGGGGGCACGGCCGGTGGTCACGGACGAGTTCGACCGGGAGCCCGGCCCGCCGGCCCCGGACGGCGGGCCGAAGCAGCAGGAAGAGCGACGGGAAGAGGCGGAGCAGGCGTGA